One stretch of Actinomycetota bacterium DNA includes these proteins:
- the secA2 gene encoding accessory Sec system translocase SecA2, giving the protein METKRRKLRDKFNRLIGRTVELDLRPYETLVPQVVAREPEMTAMDDAALRATADGLRERAQAEEDLDDLLVDAYALVREAARRTIGLRAFDVQVLAAVAMHRGRIAEMQTGEGKTLAAVFPAFLNSLSGRGVHVLTVNDYLARRDASWMGPAYSLLGASVGCVQQGMTPASRRQAYACDITYATANEAGFDYLRDHLAMTPEDVVHRPFHMAIVDEIDSNLIDEARIPLVVAGGEAVPGSLTQRAADVVRHLRPGVDFTTDAERRNVHLTEQGVEKVEDLLDCGNLYGSRNVALLVAVNQALHAQALVNRDVDYVVRNGAVELVDEFKGRIAENRRWPEGLHAAIEAKEGVEPTHEGMILSSITLQAFAGLYPRLTGMTGTAASGADEFKEFYGLSVAVIPTNRPSVRTDHPDHTYTHKDAKERGLLREILRVHATGRPILVGTTSVRESERIAARLRLKGVDCHVLNAKNEELEAGVIARAGMSGAVTISTNMAGRGTDIRLGGGEPKAEAHVAALGGLYVLGTNRHESVRIDYQLRGRAGRQGDPGESRFFVSLEDELVQLYGMHGPGIDADARQDEPLEDPGVNEEIERAQRMIEAQNFEIRRTLWEYGSILEQQRKAVHARRDRVLYGEEFGLLDRAVPDKAADVRERFGEDVLRLAERQITLSHIDKAWAEHLDHMAGLREGIHYVSLGRQDPLEEFRRASYEGYRTLKQRIDEGVATTFAEAEVTGAGVNLEAAGIAAPTSTWTYVINDDPAGARGSQWHNLFRGARDLIMGKE; this is encoded by the coding sequence GGGAGCGGGCGCAGGCAGAAGAGGACCTCGACGACCTCCTGGTGGACGCATACGCCCTGGTGCGTGAGGCGGCGCGGCGCACGATCGGACTGCGCGCCTTCGACGTCCAGGTGCTGGCCGCCGTCGCTATGCACCGAGGCCGCATCGCCGAGATGCAGACCGGCGAGGGCAAGACGCTGGCCGCCGTGTTCCCCGCCTTTCTGAACTCCCTTAGCGGGCGGGGAGTCCACGTCCTGACGGTCAACGACTACCTCGCGAGGCGCGACGCGTCTTGGATGGGCCCGGCGTACTCGCTTCTCGGAGCCAGTGTGGGTTGCGTCCAGCAGGGGATGACTCCGGCGTCGCGCCGCCAGGCCTATGCCTGCGACATCACCTACGCGACGGCCAACGAGGCGGGCTTCGACTACCTGCGCGACCACCTGGCGATGACTCCGGAGGACGTGGTCCACCGGCCGTTCCACATGGCGATCGTGGACGAGATCGACTCCAACCTCATCGACGAGGCGCGGATCCCGCTGGTGGTTGCCGGCGGTGAGGCCGTTCCGGGGTCGCTGACACAGAGGGCGGCAGACGTCGTCCGGCACCTGCGTCCGGGTGTGGACTTCACGACCGACGCTGAGAGGCGCAACGTCCACCTCACCGAGCAGGGGGTCGAGAAGGTCGAGGACCTGCTGGACTGCGGCAACCTGTACGGCTCCCGCAACGTGGCGCTGCTGGTCGCCGTCAACCAGGCGCTGCACGCCCAGGCGCTTGTGAACCGCGACGTCGACTACGTCGTGCGCAACGGCGCGGTGGAGCTGGTGGACGAGTTCAAGGGGCGCATTGCCGAGAACCGCCGGTGGCCCGAGGGGCTGCACGCCGCCATCGAGGCCAAGGAGGGAGTCGAGCCAACCCACGAAGGCATGATCCTGTCGTCGATCACGCTGCAGGCCTTCGCCGGGCTGTACCCGAGGCTCACCGGCATGACCGGGACGGCCGCCTCGGGGGCCGACGAGTTCAAGGAGTTCTACGGCCTGTCGGTGGCGGTGATCCCCACCAACCGCCCCAGCGTGCGGACCGACCACCCCGACCACACCTACACGCACAAGGACGCCAAGGAACGCGGCCTGCTGCGCGAGATCCTGCGGGTTCACGCGACGGGACGTCCGATCCTGGTGGGAACGACCAGCGTCCGCGAGTCCGAGCGCATCGCCGCACGGCTGCGCCTCAAGGGCGTGGACTGCCATGTCCTGAACGCCAAGAACGAGGAGCTCGAGGCGGGGGTGATCGCGCGGGCGGGGATGTCCGGAGCCGTGACGATCTCCACCAACATGGCCGGACGCGGGACCGACATCCGCCTGGGAGGCGGCGAACCGAAGGCCGAGGCCCACGTGGCCGCCCTCGGGGGGCTGTACGTCCTGGGGACCAACCGGCATGAAAGCGTCCGCATCGACTATCAGCTGCGGGGCCGCGCGGGACGCCAGGGCGACCCCGGGGAGTCCAGGTTCTTCGTCAGCCTCGAAGACGAGCTCGTCCAGCTGTACGGCATGCACGGCCCGGGCATCGACGCAGACGCCCGCCAGGACGAGCCGCTGGAAGACCCTGGCGTGAACGAGGAGATCGAGCGCGCCCAACGGATGATCGAGGCGCAGAACTTCGAGATTCGCCGGACGCTGTGGGAGTACGGGTCGATCCTGGAGCAGCAGCGCAAAGCCGTCCACGCCCGCCGGGACAGGGTCCTCTACGGCGAGGAGTTCGGACTGCTCGACCGGGCCGTGCCGGACAAAGCGGCCGACGTCCGGGAGCGGTTCGGCGAGGACGTCCTGCGCCTGGCCGAGCGGCAGATCACGCTGTCGCACATCGACAAGGCGTGGGCGGAGCACCTGGACCACATGGCCGGCCTGCGCGAGGGCATCCACTACGTGTCGCTCGGCCGCCAGGATCCCCTGGAGGAGTTCCGCCGGGCGTCCTACGAGGGCTACCGAACGCTGAAGCAGCGCATCGACGAAGGCGTCGCGACCACCTTCGCGGAGGCCGAGGTGACCGGGGCCGGGGTGAACCTGGAGGCCGCGGGCATTGCCGCGCCGACCTCGACGTGGACCTACGTCATCAACGACGACCCCGCGGGGGCCAGGGGCTCCCAGTGGCACAACCTTTTCAGGGGGGCTCGCGACCTGATCATGGGCAAGGAGTGA
- a CDS encoding DUF1428 domain-containing protein, whose product MGYVDLYLLPFPKKNLDRYKDVANKFGRIARECGALGYREFLGEDLSPEGVLPFTKAAPIGDGEVLSAAIVEYESRAHRDEVMKKIFADPRMEEMKQDMNPDGDPVADMSKMYYGGFETFVEV is encoded by the coding sequence ATGGGGTACGTGGATCTTTATCTGCTGCCGTTTCCGAAGAAGAACCTCGACCGGTACAAGGACGTCGCCAACAAGTTCGGCAGGATCGCGCGCGAGTGCGGAGCGCTGGGTTACCGCGAGTTCCTGGGTGAAGACCTGTCCCCCGAAGGGGTCCTGCCGTTCACGAAGGCCGCCCCGATCGGCGACGGCGAGGTACTGAGCGCGGCGATCGTGGAGTACGAGTCGCGAGCCCACCGCGACGAGGTCATGAAGAAGATCTTCGCCGACCCCCGCATGGAAGAGATGAAGCAGGACATGAACCCGGACGGGGATCCCGTGGCGGACATGTCCAAGATGTACTACGGGGGCTTCGAGACGTTCGTGGAGGTTTGA
- a CDS encoding adenylate/guanylate cyclase domain-containing protein: MALTFLLTDVEGSTRLWEEFPEATAKALEEHDRICAEIVARHGGEVIKPRGEGDSIFAVFSQSRPALAAAVDLQLALHSHDWPTPRPIKVRIGVHAGLASQRLADFYGPVVNRAARLRAAAHGGQVVVSEEVHAAVAGVPPSGAVFTDLGVHRLKDLSRPERIWQLGSERLPSSFPRLATLDPRGHNLPIQLTSFIGRSAELAAIVASLRENRLVTLTGPGGSGKTRLSLQAAAELSGDFADGLWLIELSPVSDPEAVVQRVASVLKVQEEPGRPLLETLAEAIQDKRLLLVFDNCEHVIGAAAKVAERLLMSVADLKVLATSREPLRIWGEATMPVPAMEVVQPPSEAEAAASEAVQLFSERAALVDPSWTLASGNVATIASICRTLDCLPLAIELAAARTRSLSLQEIESRLCDRFSLLSSGSRTAEPRQASLAGAVQWSYELLSEFEQEVFRRFAVFPGGATQQALEAVCLREDTADLVASLVDKSLVRAQEQPDGHTRYRMLDTIREFAQARLGESGSSAEAWAAQRSWLMTLVDPPEGTPCPTREARLDALAPEVDNLRAALNRSEGADAVVLAGRTNWVFDAFGTFAERSRLLERALSQSVEPTVERVDVLVQASGVARFLGDIPAARRFASEAAEQSTQLADWVGLVSALDEAGSVELFSGDRRRAVEIFGQALSLADEHDVPTGMIFCHLAEALMLLGRLEEARVALDDAAAKTDRDSWVGGYVQQIRAAVAIAEGDFDTASGLLPASIEIARVQRSPRSLALALADLATAAGASGRFDEAEKAADEAVGICTRINDDYWRARALTVRAALRVAQSRPSEARAEWGSIKELRGGRVEMRIRLTYWSGLFKLAGGDASTAARLGGAAEALVASTELQTDWPGVLSRMQAPLRSALPGGEAERQWAEGMKVPLQELLGFDPD, encoded by the coding sequence CGCGGTCTTCAGCCAGAGCAGGCCTGCCTTGGCCGCGGCGGTGGACCTGCAGCTTGCCCTGCATTCCCACGACTGGCCCACCCCGAGGCCGATAAAGGTTCGGATCGGTGTTCACGCTGGGCTCGCCTCCCAGCGCCTAGCGGACTTCTACGGCCCAGTGGTCAACCGCGCCGCCCGCCTTCGCGCAGCGGCACACGGAGGGCAGGTCGTGGTGAGCGAGGAAGTCCATGCGGCCGTCGCTGGCGTTCCCCCGTCCGGGGCGGTGTTCACCGACCTCGGGGTGCACCGGCTCAAGGACTTGTCGCGCCCCGAACGGATCTGGCAACTCGGCAGCGAAAGGCTTCCGTCGAGCTTTCCGCGGCTGGCGACTCTCGACCCCCGCGGCCACAACCTTCCGATCCAGCTCACGAGCTTCATCGGGCGGAGCGCGGAACTCGCCGCGATCGTCGCGTCGCTGCGCGAGAACCGGCTCGTGACGCTCACGGGTCCGGGTGGCAGCGGTAAGACGAGGCTGTCGCTTCAGGCGGCGGCCGAGTTGTCGGGTGACTTCGCCGACGGCCTGTGGCTGATCGAGCTGTCGCCGGTGTCCGACCCGGAAGCGGTCGTGCAGCGGGTGGCGAGCGTGCTGAAGGTCCAGGAGGAGCCCGGCCGGCCGCTGCTGGAGACGCTGGCGGAAGCCATCCAGGACAAGAGGCTGCTGCTCGTCTTCGACAACTGCGAGCACGTGATAGGCGCGGCCGCGAAGGTTGCTGAGAGGCTGCTGATGTCGGTGGCGGACCTCAAGGTCCTCGCGACCAGCCGGGAGCCGCTGCGGATCTGGGGCGAGGCGACCATGCCGGTTCCCGCGATGGAAGTGGTGCAGCCCCCCAGCGAGGCCGAGGCCGCGGCTTCGGAAGCCGTCCAACTGTTCTCGGAACGAGCCGCCCTGGTGGATCCCTCCTGGACGCTCGCTTCCGGCAACGTGGCAACCATTGCCTCCATCTGTCGGACCCTGGACTGCCTGCCGCTCGCCATCGAGCTGGCGGCAGCCCGGACCAGGTCCCTGTCGCTACAGGAGATCGAGTCGAGGCTGTGCGACCGGTTCTCGCTGTTGTCGTCGGGCTCTCGCACCGCGGAGCCCAGACAAGCTTCGCTGGCGGGAGCGGTGCAGTGGTCTTACGAGCTTCTATCGGAGTTCGAGCAGGAAGTGTTCCGGAGGTTCGCCGTCTTTCCAGGCGGGGCGACACAGCAAGCACTGGAAGCTGTGTGTCTGCGGGAAGACACGGCCGACTTGGTTGCTTCCCTCGTTGACAAGTCGCTCGTGCGCGCACAGGAGCAGCCTGACGGACACACGCGCTACAGAATGCTCGACACGATCAGGGAGTTCGCGCAGGCGAGGCTGGGCGAATCGGGCTCATCGGCGGAGGCATGGGCAGCTCAAAGAAGCTGGCTCATGACTCTGGTCGATCCTCCCGAGGGCACTCCCTGCCCCACACGAGAAGCGAGGCTGGACGCCTTGGCGCCTGAAGTGGACAACCTGCGCGCCGCGCTCAATCGATCCGAAGGAGCGGACGCCGTCGTGCTCGCGGGGCGGACGAATTGGGTGTTCGATGCTTTCGGGACCTTCGCCGAGAGGTCGCGTCTTCTCGAGCGGGCGTTGAGCCAGTCCGTAGAACCCACTGTGGAGCGTGTGGACGTCCTGGTCCAAGCGAGTGGCGTCGCGCGCTTCCTCGGAGACATTCCTGCGGCGAGGCGATTCGCATCGGAGGCGGCGGAGCAGTCCACCCAGCTCGCCGACTGGGTGGGCCTCGTGTCGGCGTTGGACGAGGCGGGGTCGGTGGAGTTGTTCTCCGGCGACCGGCGGCGGGCAGTCGAGATCTTCGGGCAAGCACTGTCGCTGGCGGACGAACACGACGTCCCCACCGGGATGATCTTCTGCCACTTGGCCGAGGCACTCATGCTGCTGGGAAGGCTGGAGGAGGCAAGGGTCGCGCTGGACGACGCTGCGGCGAAGACTGATCGCGATTCGTGGGTCGGCGGCTACGTGCAGCAGATCCGGGCTGCCGTCGCGATCGCTGAGGGCGACTTCGACACGGCAAGCGGGTTGCTCCCCGCCTCCATTGAGATCGCTCGGGTGCAGCGATCACCGAGGTCGCTTGCGCTCGCCTTGGCAGATTTGGCGACGGCGGCGGGTGCATCGGGACGATTCGACGAGGCCGAGAAGGCAGCTGACGAAGCGGTGGGGATCTGCACCCGCATCAACGACGACTACTGGCGAGCGCGAGCGCTGACCGTGCGCGCGGCTCTGCGAGTCGCACAGTCCCGGCCTTCCGAAGCACGGGCCGAGTGGGGGTCCATCAAGGAGCTTCGAGGAGGCAGGGTGGAGATGCGAATCCGCCTCACTTACTGGTCAGGACTTTTCAAGCTCGCCGGGGGCGACGCCTCAACTGCGGCGCGCCTGGGCGGCGCCGCGGAGGCGTTGGTCGCCTCGACCGAGCTTCAAACGGACTGGCCTGGGGTGCTTTCGCGGATGCAGGCGCCCCTCCGCTCGGCTCTGCCGGGTGGGGAGGCCGAGCGACAGTGGGCGGAAGGGATGAAGGTTCCGCTCCAGGAGCTCCTCGGCTTCGACCCCGATTGA